The proteins below are encoded in one region of Microscilla marina ATCC 23134:
- a CDS encoding TPM domain-containing protein: MFKNRLYSIKLPPFIIGLVIVWLTLPVSAQRISETFFVNDWAQVLSNDEAQMLEKKIKAYEDSTSTQIAIVLINSLQGIPIEQQALKIANDWGIGQKRKNNGILILVAIKDRKARIELGKGVTDKISNADARKAIRDMTRPYFRNKQYYKGLNMGVDRIIWLLEGRFKNYKLGAIFYLAALALLVWLVVFIGVVKSKRPPIILGIAFLGVVLMELYWMFDHTRGWIPILATIGWLGLVLAFWQIKEYINDVKWYKTNIKKRIDEIKARQFHKQYIPVEVDNKIQELTQKAHKGSRKQMKSVYHSMYKVLHYPSDFFTTRPDITLRDISQKLAQSPYNQTQEKWVSNYVNWLHTHAQNEVNWCNSLDLSKLSDDEQERITNATTLYQTLFNIVATSLKPAFKENIANSKFLQKDRNQTLHQLQDFCYKTIKKMPSTLPENYAKETSVLQKHLEMVINTPAQVWTYDEVNMLQKMAKVFGVKAPHRITDKQTLVDKLTNRSLENIQNLSIWKEYSHRAKEVKSVQQKMYRSYQLWNTVQGEEKSRRLVSFYNQYIDKGIGQMVVRTSVSTSRSSKKSTYSSTRSNSSYSSDDYNDYGSSSSRGSSSWGGGSFGGDGGSDDW; this comes from the coding sequence ATGTTTAAAAACCGGTTATATTCCATAAAACTTCCACCTTTCATCATTGGGTTGGTCATTGTTTGGCTTACACTTCCGGTGTCTGCTCAAAGAATCAGTGAAACGTTTTTTGTAAACGATTGGGCTCAGGTATTGAGCAATGATGAGGCTCAAATGCTTGAGAAAAAAATCAAAGCCTATGAGGATAGTACTTCTACGCAAATAGCTATAGTACTGATAAATAGTTTGCAAGGGATACCCATAGAGCAACAAGCGCTTAAGATAGCCAATGACTGGGGGATTGGGCAAAAGAGAAAAAATAATGGCATCTTGATCTTAGTGGCAATCAAAGATCGTAAGGCAAGAATAGAATTGGGCAAAGGAGTTACTGACAAGATAAGTAATGCAGACGCACGCAAGGCAATAAGAGATATGACTCGCCCTTATTTTCGCAATAAACAATACTACAAGGGGCTAAATATGGGGGTTGACCGCATTATATGGCTTTTGGAAGGAAGGTTTAAAAATTACAAATTGGGAGCCATATTTTACCTGGCAGCACTTGCGCTTCTTGTATGGCTTGTTGTGTTCATAGGTGTAGTCAAAAGCAAACGACCTCCAATAATACTGGGTATTGCTTTTTTGGGTGTGGTGCTTATGGAACTTTACTGGATGTTTGACCATACCAGAGGCTGGATACCTATATTGGCAACCATAGGCTGGCTGGGGTTGGTGCTTGCCTTTTGGCAAATAAAAGAATATATAAACGATGTAAAATGGTACAAAACAAACATTAAAAAACGCATTGATGAAATAAAAGCTCGCCAATTTCACAAACAATATATCCCTGTTGAGGTAGACAATAAAATACAGGAATTGACCCAAAAAGCGCACAAAGGAAGTCGTAAACAGATGAAATCAGTTTACCATAGTATGTATAAAGTTTTGCATTATCCCTCTGATTTTTTCACCACACGTCCAGATATAACACTTCGGGATATTTCACAAAAACTAGCTCAGTCGCCTTATAACCAAACCCAGGAAAAGTGGGTATCAAACTATGTAAACTGGCTGCATACACACGCTCAAAATGAGGTAAACTGGTGCAATTCTCTAGACCTAAGTAAACTCTCTGATGATGAACAAGAGAGGATAACAAACGCTACAACACTCTACCAGACATTGTTTAATATTGTTGCTACAAGTCTAAAACCAGCATTTAAAGAAAACATTGCCAATAGTAAGTTTTTACAAAAAGATAGAAACCAGACTTTGCACCAACTTCAGGACTTTTGTTATAAAACCATAAAAAAAATGCCTTCAACACTGCCTGAAAACTACGCAAAAGAAACAAGTGTATTGCAAAAACACTTAGAAATGGTGATAAACACGCCAGCACAGGTATGGACATACGATGAGGTAAACATGTTACAGAAAATGGCCAAGGTATTTGGAGTAAAAGCCCCTCACAGAATCACTGATAAACAAACGTTGGTGGATAAGTTAACCAACCGCTCTTTAGAAAACATTCAAAATCTATCTATCTGGAAAGAGTATTCTCACAGGGCAAAGGAAGTAAAAAGCGTACAGCAAAAAATGTATCGTAGTTATCAACTATGGAATACTGTTCAAGGAGAAGAAAAATCCCGTCGGTTGGTGTCTTTTTACAATCAGTACATAGACAAAGGCATTGGGCAAATGGTCGTTAGAACATCAGTGAGCACATCGCGGAGTTCAAAGAAAAGTACTTATTCCAGCACTCGGTCAAACTCTTCCTATTCGTCTGATGACTACAACGATTACGGTTCATCCTCAAGTCGAGGATCGTCGTCTTGGGGAGGAGGTAGCTTTGGCGGAGATGGTGGTAGTGATGATTGGTAA
- a CDS encoding 7TM diverse intracellular signaling domain-containing protein, whose protein sequence is MTGIYRTILIHTLWWLSMTCSAQVSRTFIVHPEQNALHHLNTHLSIYEDTSRQLSFQQITQPHYQSLFKPYNSQLASPLNPQYVYWGKLTLLNKVAQQNHWILQAPGHNSSVEVYIYHDNGEVHIKKAGQFVAAADKDINEATYSLIPLHLPYNQPHTVYIRIATLYKEVPSFDLKLYHPASISNYREWKRFTQGLFQGFFWILILYNLLLFFTTRNTPYGYYSLYLFFIALYSLYFQGFVREHLLGYYTHYNSIIWLLSVNGTSIAYYLFLRSFLHTPRLIPTTDVWIRYYIVIRLGALFVELTLYYGLQNADLTNLVTLIVAGIDVLFSLTVLTILYRTKDKAARYFIGGGLFLYTTVILLVFTHGYSKLLYAIIYQVGTTLEILVFSLGLGYKTRKTEHEKQDAQQALIDQLHEKDELQRQHAEELESKVLARTNEVRQQQEELLQQTEHLIEANLVIEEKNNKINESINAASNIQAAILPRIERIKKSIPELFIFFKPLDIVSGDFYWFGTYEDNLQGGNVQSPSKKIVLAAVDCTGHGIPGAFMSILGDVYLNHLVNIEKITAPDIILNRLHKGIRHTLKQDITLNRNGMDVSLVVIDPERKTLDFAGAKNSLLYVQNGILTEVKGDKQSVGGEQREKNRIFSSHTIDIQSSTMIYLYSDGYQDQFGGANDKKFMKKHFRKLLFSIHQKTAAEQHDHLETTLNNWMGKGGQIDDILVLGARLEF, encoded by the coding sequence ATGACAGGCATCTACCGAACTATTCTCATACATACTTTGTGGTGGTTGAGCATGACTTGCAGCGCTCAGGTATCACGTACTTTTATTGTTCACCCCGAACAAAACGCATTGCACCACCTAAATACTCACCTAAGCATTTATGAAGATACCAGCCGCCAGCTTAGCTTTCAGCAAATCACCCAACCTCATTACCAATCATTGTTTAAGCCGTACAATAGTCAGTTAGCTTCCCCACTTAATCCTCAATATGTATATTGGGGTAAGCTTACCTTGCTCAACAAAGTAGCCCAACAAAACCATTGGATATTGCAAGCACCTGGGCACAACAGTTCGGTAGAGGTGTATATCTATCACGACAATGGGGAAGTACACATAAAAAAAGCAGGGCAATTTGTGGCAGCTGCTGACAAAGACATCAACGAGGCTACCTATTCGCTTATTCCTCTACACTTGCCTTACAACCAACCACACACAGTGTATATCAGGATTGCCACCTTATACAAGGAGGTACCTTCTTTTGACTTAAAGTTATACCATCCTGCATCTATCAGCAACTACCGCGAGTGGAAACGCTTTACACAAGGGTTGTTTCAGGGCTTTTTCTGGATTCTTATTTTGTACAACCTCCTTTTATTTTTTACCACCCGCAACACCCCTTATGGCTATTATTCACTTTACTTATTTTTTATTGCCCTTTATTCTTTGTATTTCCAGGGTTTTGTAAGAGAACACTTGTTGGGCTACTATACCCACTATAACTCTATCATATGGCTCTTGTCGGTCAATGGTACCTCAATAGCTTATTACTTGTTTTTGCGTTCTTTTCTGCATACGCCCCGTCTTATACCTACCACAGATGTTTGGATACGCTATTATATTGTCATCAGGCTGGGAGCTCTTTTTGTTGAGCTAACGCTTTATTATGGATTACAAAATGCGGACTTAACCAACCTGGTAACCTTAATAGTGGCGGGCATTGACGTATTATTTTCGCTGACAGTACTTACTATTTTATACCGGACCAAAGACAAAGCTGCCCGCTATTTTATTGGAGGAGGTTTGTTTTTATATACTACGGTTATACTACTTGTTTTTACACATGGGTATTCTAAACTACTATATGCCATTATTTATCAAGTAGGCACTACATTGGAAATTTTGGTATTTTCACTGGGGTTAGGCTATAAAACGCGCAAGACTGAACACGAAAAACAAGATGCTCAACAAGCCTTGATCGACCAATTACACGAAAAAGATGAGTTGCAACGTCAACATGCCGAAGAGTTAGAAAGCAAAGTATTGGCACGTACTAATGAGGTGAGACAACAACAGGAAGAACTTCTACAACAAACCGAACACCTGATAGAAGCAAACCTGGTAATAGAAGAAAAGAATAATAAAATAAACGAAAGTATCAACGCAGCCAGTAATATTCAGGCAGCTATATTACCAAGAATAGAACGGATAAAGAAAAGCATCCCTGAGCTTTTTATCTTTTTTAAACCACTGGATATCGTAAGTGGAGACTTTTATTGGTTTGGCACCTATGAAGACAATTTACAAGGAGGAAACGTACAATCACCCTCTAAAAAGATAGTACTGGCAGCTGTTGATTGTACCGGACACGGCATTCCTGGAGCTTTTATGTCTATTTTGGGAGATGTTTACCTTAATCACTTGGTAAATATTGAAAAAATAACTGCCCCAGACATTATACTCAACCGATTGCATAAAGGTATAAGACATACCCTAAAGCAAGATATCACACTTAATCGGAATGGAATGGACGTGAGTTTGGTGGTGATTGACCCTGAGCGTAAAACATTGGATTTTGCCGGAGCCAAAAATTCGCTTTTGTATGTCCAAAATGGCATACTTACTGAAGTGAAGGGTGATAAACAGTCGGTAGGAGGCGAACAACGGGAAAAAAACCGGATTTTTAGTAGCCATACCATAGACATACAATCGTCCACTATGATTTACTTATATTCTGATGGATACCAAGATCAGTTTGGAGGGGCTAATGACAAAAAGTTTATGAAAAAACACTTTCGTAAATTATTATTTAGCATACACCAAAAAACAGCCGCAGAACAACACGATCATTTAGAAACTACCTTGAACAATTGGATGGGAAAAGGTGGGCAAATAGATGATATATTGGTATTGGGGGCAAGGTTAGAGTTTTAG
- a CDS encoding DNA-formamidopyrimidine glycosylase family protein: MPELPDLQVFRSNLQKRFVGKTLQMFTVHNPKKLNTSEEKCKQALEGQWLKSVKRHGKELFFEFNNKEVIGVHLMLKGQFVELPHYQPTNLILALHFDGGKGLAITDSMSLTRITLNPPSPQAPDALDLEFNIKYLLNTLHKNTKVPVKSFLMDQKIVRGIGNAYVDEILWEAKISPFSHCDQIPESAVRELHRHIKQVLKNGETQIKISHPDIIAGEIRDFMKIHHPDKTHSPTGADILIQKLNKRKTYYTKEQVTYITEQSPTVAQNTQRTGKKSKGVTTANKQSILDDLPF, translated from the coding sequence ATGCCAGAACTACCTGATTTGCAAGTTTTCAGAAGTAATCTACAGAAGCGATTTGTTGGAAAAACTCTCCAGATGTTTACCGTTCACAACCCCAAGAAATTAAATACGTCAGAAGAAAAGTGTAAACAAGCTTTAGAAGGTCAATGGCTCAAATCTGTCAAACGACACGGTAAAGAGCTCTTTTTTGAGTTCAACAACAAAGAAGTAATCGGTGTACACTTGATGCTCAAAGGACAATTTGTAGAGCTTCCCCACTACCAACCTACCAACCTCATTTTAGCATTACACTTTGACGGAGGAAAGGGTTTGGCTATTACTGACTCTATGAGCCTTACCAGAATAACACTTAACCCTCCCTCTCCGCAAGCCCCCGATGCACTAGACCTTGAGTTTAATATAAAGTACCTGTTGAATACACTCCATAAAAATACTAAAGTACCTGTCAAGTCTTTTTTGATGGATCAAAAGATAGTGCGAGGAATAGGCAATGCCTATGTAGATGAAATTTTGTGGGAGGCAAAAATTTCGCCTTTTTCACACTGCGATCAAATTCCCGAATCGGCAGTAAGAGAGTTACACAGACACATAAAACAAGTACTTAAAAACGGTGAAACTCAAATCAAAATCAGTCACCCAGATATTATTGCCGGAGAAATCAGAGATTTTATGAAAATACATCATCCTGACAAAACACACTCGCCTACTGGTGCCGATATACTGATTCAAAAACTTAACAAACGTAAAACTTATTATACCAAAGAGCAGGTGACTTATATAACAGAGCAAAGCCCAACAGTTGCCCAAAATACCCAAAGAACAGGTAAAAAGTCAAAGGGTGTAACCACCGCAAACAAACAATCTATTTTAGATGATTTGCCTTTTTGA
- a CDS encoding DUF7935 family protein: MDAVIEIIKITLPAGLVLYGMFLVIRSFANKELNEKYATIKAEEQKRLVENRKESLPIRLQSYERICLLLERISPGNLIRRLHPGELVVGAFQQVLLNEINNELNHNLSQQLYMSDTAWGMVKQAVQESIMLVNNSAAMLEDEAPGIELAKKVLENAREHEINPTAAALAYVKDEARGLF, translated from the coding sequence ATGGATGCAGTAATCGAAATTATAAAAATTACCCTACCTGCCGGACTGGTATTGTACGGGATGTTTTTGGTCATTCGGTCGTTTGCCAATAAAGAACTGAACGAAAAATATGCAACAATTAAGGCAGAAGAGCAAAAAAGGCTGGTAGAAAACCGAAAAGAATCGCTCCCCATCAGGCTTCAGTCCTATGAGCGTATTTGTTTATTACTAGAGCGCATTTCACCCGGTAACCTCATTAGACGTTTACACCCTGGCGAGCTGGTAGTAGGCGCTTTCCAACAAGTATTGCTCAACGAAATCAACAACGAATTAAACCATAACCTCTCTCAGCAACTCTACATGTCTGACACTGCCTGGGGTATGGTCAAGCAAGCAGTACAAGAAAGCATTATGCTGGTAAACAACTCAGCTGCCATGCTCGAAGATGAGGCTCCAGGTATTGAACTTGCAAAAAAGGTATTGGAAAATGCCCGCGAACACGAAATTAACCCTACAGCAGCTGCACTCGCCTATGTAAAAGATGAAGCACGTGGTTTGTTTTAG
- a CDS encoding HesB/IscA family protein, translating to MKLPLTVTSEALEATRQIIASKQIPKKYGLRIGIRGKGCAGSQQFLLGFDTATEQDHEYTLEGLPVYIDKAHLMYVIGLELAYETDDEGNQGFTFNNPKG from the coding sequence ATGAAACTACCATTAACAGTAACCTCGGAAGCCCTGGAAGCCACCCGCCAGATTATTGCAAGCAAACAGATTCCCAAAAAATATGGCTTACGCATAGGCATACGCGGAAAAGGGTGTGCCGGAAGCCAGCAGTTTTTGCTTGGCTTTGACACTGCTACTGAGCAAGACCATGAATATACCCTGGAAGGTTTACCCGTATACATAGACAAGGCACATTTAATGTATGTAATAGGGCTGGAACTTGCCTACGAAACCGATGATGAGGGCAATCAGGGGTTTACTTTTAATAATCCAAAAGGGTAA
- a CDS encoding dipeptidase, translated as MKAYIEENKQRFLDELLDLLRIPSISADSQYKDDVNKTADFVKQKLKDAGVDNVEICPTAGYPIVYGEKIIDTSLPTVLVYGHYDVQPPDPLELWDSPAFEPVIKKTKIHPEGAIFARGACDDKGQMYMHVKAFETMLKNDVLPCNVKFMIEGEEEVGSDNLGIFVANNKEKLKADIILISDTSTYSMEVPSITTGLRGLSYMEVEVTGPNRDLHSGTYGGGVANPIHTLCTMIDSLKDDNNYITIPGFYDDVEEVSADERTQMAKIPFSEVEYCADLDIDAVEGEAGFSTLERTSIRPTLDVNGIWGGYTGEGAKTVLPSKAYAKISMRLVPNQSSEKISKLFEDHFKAIAPKSVRVKVTPHHGGEPAVTPTDSVGYRAASKAFEKIWGKTPIPKREGGSIPIVALFEEELGLKTVLLGFGLDSDSIHSPNEHYGIVNYFKGIETIAEFYQQYVALVK; from the coding sequence ATGAAAGCATACATAGAAGAAAATAAGCAACGATTCTTAGACGAACTGTTAGATCTTTTGCGTATTCCGTCGATAAGCGCTGACAGTCAGTATAAGGACGATGTAAACAAAACGGCTGACTTTGTAAAACAAAAACTGAAAGATGCCGGGGTAGACAATGTAGAAATCTGCCCTACTGCCGGATATCCTATTGTATACGGTGAAAAAATAATTGACACTAGTTTGCCTACTGTATTGGTGTATGGGCACTATGATGTGCAACCACCTGATCCTTTAGAACTTTGGGACTCTCCTGCTTTTGAGCCGGTAATCAAAAAAACCAAAATTCACCCTGAGGGAGCTATTTTTGCCAGGGGTGCCTGTGACGACAAAGGGCAAATGTATATGCACGTAAAAGCGTTTGAGACGATGCTTAAAAATGACGTGTTGCCTTGTAACGTCAAGTTTATGATAGAAGGTGAGGAAGAGGTAGGCTCTGACAACTTGGGTATTTTTGTTGCCAACAACAAGGAAAAACTGAAAGCAGACATTATTCTTATTTCTGATACCAGCACCTACTCTATGGAGGTACCTTCTATCACTACTGGGCTACGTGGCTTGAGCTATATGGAAGTAGAAGTTACTGGGCCTAACCGTGACCTGCACTCAGGTACTTATGGTGGTGGTGTTGCCAACCCAATCCATACCTTGTGTACAATGATTGATTCGCTCAAGGATGACAACAACTATATTACCATTCCTGGGTTTTATGACGATGTAGAGGAAGTAAGTGCAGACGAGCGCACTCAAATGGCAAAAATTCCATTCAGCGAGGTAGAGTACTGCGCCGACCTTGACATTGATGCTGTAGAAGGAGAAGCGGGTTTTTCAACCCTTGAACGCACCTCTATTCGCCCTACGCTTGATGTAAATGGTATTTGGGGAGGCTATACAGGCGAAGGCGCCAAAACGGTGTTACCTTCTAAGGCTTACGCCAAAATAAGCATGCGTTTGGTACCTAATCAATCATCTGAAAAAATCAGTAAATTATTTGAAGACCATTTCAAAGCCATTGCACCTAAAAGTGTAAGAGTAAAAGTAACTCCTCACCACGGGGGCGAGCCAGCCGTCACTCCTACCGATTCGGTGGGTTACCGGGCAGCAAGCAAGGCTTTTGAAAAAATATGGGGAAAAACGCCTATTCCTAAACGTGAAGGAGGTAGTATTCCTATTGTGGCTTTGTTTGAAGAAGAACTTGGACTAAAAACAGTGTTGTTGGGCTTTGGCTTAGACTCTGACAGTATCCACTCGCCTAACGAGCATTACGGCATTGTGAATTACTTTAAAGGCATAGAGACTATAGCTGAGTTTTATCAGCAATATGTTGCCTTGGTGAAATAA
- a CDS encoding OB-fold-containig protein, whose product MSELINTAFSGSNIAYTTLLLFVFLYWFTVIIGVFDTNSLDIDVDADVDVDVGVDVDADVDADVDADVDADADTDVSGGGAGWFLTTLSFFNIGKVPFMIVMSVAILSMWAISMMAHSYLGKGTTPYLGMGSTAFSLILFPVNFFVGMFIAKAATQPLRGAFKDEVNEFKGNEDVIGKICITSMTITDAMMGQADVKSERGALLTIRAKATKGNSFKSGDKALVVHYNEEQEIYLIEPFDH is encoded by the coding sequence ATGAGTGAATTGATAAATACCGCTTTTTCTGGATCAAATATCGCCTATACAACTTTATTATTGTTTGTATTTTTGTATTGGTTTACTGTCATTATTGGGGTGTTCGATACCAACTCCTTAGATATTGACGTAGATGCAGATGTGGATGTAGACGTAGGTGTTGACGTGGATGCTGATGTAGATGCTGATGTAGATGCTGACGTAGATGCAGATGCTGATACGGATGTAAGTGGTGGTGGGGCTGGTTGGTTCCTTACTACCTTGAGTTTTTTCAATATTGGCAAAGTGCCCTTTATGATTGTCATGAGTGTGGCAATATTATCTATGTGGGCTATTTCAATGATGGCACACTCTTACCTAGGCAAAGGCACTACTCCCTATCTGGGAATGGGATCGACCGCTTTTTCTTTAATTTTATTTCCAGTAAACTTCTTTGTGGGCATGTTCATTGCCAAAGCAGCTACTCAGCCATTGCGGGGAGCTTTCAAAGATGAAGTAAACGAGTTTAAAGGCAATGAAGATGTAATAGGAAAAATATGTATTACGAGTATGACCATTACTGATGCAATGATGGGACAGGCAGATGTGAAAAGTGAAAGAGGAGCACTATTAACTATTAGAGCTAAAGCTACCAAGGGTAACAGCTTTAAGAGTGGAGACAAAGCTTTGGTAGTGCATTACAACGAAGAACAAGAGATTTATCTGATCGAGCCTTTTGATCATTAA
- a CDS encoding flotillin family protein → MGFELILIIVGTIVLILFGTLAMFAKFFKKATQGKALVRTGSGGLKVSFNKMMVLPVFHKLEIMDISLKSFTISRTGKDGLICQDNLRADIKVVFFIRVNHKEDEVKKVAQSIGCARASDVNLLQNLFEPKFSEALKTVGKRFDFVDLYDKRNEFKSQMLEVIGKDLNGYVLDTASIDFLEQTPLDSLNENNILDAEGIKKITEITARERKLADKIRNEEKAVLGQQHADAREKELFYAEQVAVKEAEQQTKIKTKQDREEAERIKVAEEMARDNMQQQKKTELEQQLVEEENARQKMRAVKGREKEEVKEIEDVKKQQELAQNLRLEEVEKAQIGKEKILEKERKEIQDLIRQRVEVEVETVKEEEKIKDTRAHAAVERNNQVAMKQRENEAEVALVEQIKAAEAAKRSAELKTQQDELEAQTRYKVTQQDAESKKLMADAQAEESASLGLAEARVMEAKAKAMEDQGVTEANIIEKKAVAEAKGIEAQKAAENAAFEEQSNIEARLLEEKGKIEARVLEEKGIAEAKILEIRAEADKKQALAIAESEKAKGLAQAEVEEAMAEAQKKKGLTEADVLIAQAEAEKTKGFVEAQVAEAKAESIRKQGLAEAEAMEAKALVEAKKIAANADAMQKMDGVGREREEFRLQLEKDTKVELANVEVQKAIAEAQAMAMAEALKNSKIDIVGGETMFYENIMNVIRRGKTIDTFVNGSQTISELKGALLNGEGASLLGKLRDYIADMKISAKDIKDLSISALILKMSGMTQNNATQTTLKGLLDMAKKIGLADENASKFL, encoded by the coding sequence ATGGGATTTGAATTGATTTTAATAATTGTCGGAACCATTGTATTGATCTTATTCGGTACGCTGGCAATGTTTGCAAAATTCTTTAAAAAAGCTACACAAGGAAAGGCTTTGGTAAGAACTGGTTCAGGTGGCCTAAAAGTAAGTTTTAACAAAATGATGGTGCTTCCTGTTTTCCATAAGTTGGAAATCATGGACATTTCGCTCAAAAGCTTTACCATTAGTCGGACTGGTAAAGATGGTTTGATTTGTCAGGATAACCTCCGGGCTGACATCAAAGTAGTATTCTTTATTCGAGTAAATCATAAAGAAGATGAAGTAAAAAAAGTAGCCCAGTCTATTGGTTGCGCCCGCGCCTCAGACGTTAATTTGCTACAAAACCTGTTTGAGCCTAAGTTTTCGGAAGCCTTGAAAACTGTTGGTAAACGATTTGATTTTGTAGACCTATACGACAAAAGAAACGAATTTAAGTCGCAAATGCTGGAAGTGATTGGCAAAGACCTGAATGGTTATGTCCTTGATACTGCCTCTATTGACTTCTTGGAGCAAACCCCATTAGATTCCTTGAATGAAAACAATATTTTGGACGCTGAAGGTATCAAGAAAATCACCGAAATAACTGCCCGCGAACGAAAATTGGCGGATAAGATTCGTAACGAAGAAAAAGCGGTATTGGGGCAACAACACGCTGATGCCCGCGAAAAAGAATTGTTTTATGCGGAGCAAGTAGCCGTTAAAGAAGCCGAACAACAAACCAAGATTAAGACCAAACAAGACCGCGAAGAAGCAGAACGCATAAAAGTTGCCGAAGAAATGGCAAGGGACAACATGCAACAACAAAAGAAGACCGAGTTGGAGCAGCAATTGGTAGAAGAAGAAAATGCCCGTCAGAAAATGCGCGCAGTGAAAGGAAGGGAAAAAGAAGAGGTAAAAGAAATAGAAGATGTGAAAAAACAGCAGGAACTTGCTCAAAATTTACGTTTGGAAGAGGTAGAAAAGGCACAAATTGGCAAAGAAAAAATACTGGAAAAAGAACGAAAAGAAATTCAGGACCTGATAAGACAACGGGTAGAAGTAGAGGTAGAAACGGTAAAAGAAGAAGAAAAAATAAAAGATACCCGTGCCCACGCTGCAGTAGAGCGTAACAACCAAGTGGCAATGAAACAGCGCGAAAACGAAGCAGAAGTAGCGTTGGTAGAGCAAATAAAAGCTGCTGAAGCTGCCAAGCGTTCTGCGGAGTTGAAAACCCAACAAGACGAGTTGGAAGCTCAAACCCGATACAAAGTAACCCAACAAGATGCTGAATCTAAAAAACTAATGGCAGATGCCCAGGCAGAAGAGTCGGCCTCGTTGGGGCTTGCCGAAGCCAGGGTAATGGAGGCAAAAGCCAAGGCAATGGAAGATCAAGGGGTGACCGAAGCCAATATTATAGAGAAAAAAGCTGTTGCAGAGGCTAAAGGGATTGAAGCACAAAAAGCCGCAGAAAATGCAGCCTTTGAAGAGCAGAGTAATATTGAGGCTAGATTACTGGAAGAAAAGGGTAAGATTGAAGCCCGTGTGTTGGAAGAAAAAGGAATTGCTGAAGCTAAAATTTTAGAAATACGTGCTGAAGCCGATAAGAAACAAGCCTTGGCAATAGCCGAGTCTGAAAAAGCTAAAGGTTTGGCACAAGCCGAAGTAGAAGAAGCCATGGCTGAAGCACAAAAGAAGAAAGGCTTGACCGAAGCCGATGTGTTGATAGCGCAAGCCGAAGCCGAAAAAACCAAGGGCTTTGTAGAAGCACAAGTGGCAGAAGCCAAGGCAGAGTCTATTCGCAAGCAAGGACTTGCCGAAGCCGAAGCAATGGAAGCTAAAGCATTGGTAGAGGCCAAAAAGATTGCGGCAAACGCCGATGCAATGCAGAAAATGGACGGGGTAGGCAGAGAGCGGGAAGAGTTCCGTTTGCAGCTTGAAAAAGATACCAAAGTAGAACTTGCCAATGTAGAAGTACAAAAAGCAATTGCCGAAGCACAGGCAATGGCAATGGCAGAAGCCCTCAAAAATAGTAAAATTGATATTGTCGGTGGCGAAACAATGTTCTACGAAAACATTATGAATGTAATTCGTCGTGGCAAAACCATTGATACGTTTGTAAATGGGAGCCAAACTATCAGCGAACTGAAAGGTGCTTTGCTAAACGGTGAAGGTGCTTCATTACTAGGCAAGTTGAGAGACTATATTGCAGATATGAAAATAAGCGCTAAAGATATTAAAGATTTGAGTATCTCGGCTTTGATCTTGAAAATGTCTGGAATGACCCAAAATAATGCTACTCAAACAACCCTGAAGGGCTTGCTTGACATGGCTAAAAAAATAGGTTTGGCAGATGAAAACGCCAGCAAATTTTTGTAA